TGGACGCGGTGGAGCACAGAGCCGTTGACCCAAGATCCTGTAACATTTGCAATTGGATGTCGATAAGCCCGGGTCCGACGGGCAAGGCCATTGCGCCGAAATGCTCACAACCGAGCTGAAACCCGGCCCCGGCGGTCCACAGGCCGTAGCCCACGCAAATTTGCACGCGGTCCATGGGCGTGAGTCCGGCCAGCTCGTAACAGCGGGCAAACATATTCTTCCAAACGTCCACGTCTTTTTGCGTGTAGGAAAGCACCTTGCGCTTTCCCGTGGTGCCGCTGGAGGCATGCACGCGGACAATGTCCTGCTCGGGGACGGATAGCAGCGGAAGCGGATACCCTTCCTTGAGATCATCCGCCGTGGTCAGCGGCAAGGAGCGCAAATCATCCAGGCTGCGAATCCCCTCCGGGTCCACGCCCGCCTCACGGATTCGCTCGCGGTAAAAAGGGCTGCCCTCACAGACATGTTTCACGGTCCATTGCAGCCCGCTGAGCTGGGTTGCGGCAATCTGTTCCTCGTCCATCTGCGGAATAAAGCGGTATTGGCCCGCCATGCGCTTTCTCCTTCTGGGTCTCGGCTTGTGGCTCCCGGCGAAATCGGCTAGGCCGGGGGGTGCGATTAGTCATGCAGTAAATTACGCTTTTCTTCAAGTCAGGGAGCGACTCTCCATGCCATTGAATCCTTTTGATTTCGCAGCGTTGGTCCTTGGTTTGATCATGGGCAGCTTTTCCACAGCCTGCGTGCATCGCTGGCTGAACCGCATCTCCCTGGTGGATCCGGCCCGGTCCTTTTGTCCCCATTGCCAGACCACGCTCCCCTGGTGGCAAAACATCCCCCTGTTGAGCTTTGTCCTGCTACGGGGACGTTGCGCCCATTGCAAGGAACGCATCAGCTGGCGATACCCCGCCCTGGAGCTGCTTTCCGGTCTTTGGGGATTGGCCCTGGCCATGGTCTACGGTCCGGGCTGGCCCTTTGCCGCCCTGTTCGTGCTGGGAGGCATGCTGCTCACCGCAAGCTTCATCGACCTGGAATCCTTTCTGCTCCCGGATGTGATCACGCTCCCGGGCGCGGTTCTGGCCCTGCTCACCGCAACCTTTCTGCTCGGTCCCGGTTCCGGTCCCGACGCGTGGATCGCCAGCGGCACCACGGCGCTTTGGGGCGCAGGACTCGGCGGCGGCGGATTCTGGCTCCTGCGCCTGGGGTATCGCGCCTTGCGCGGCGGCGAGGGGCTGGGCCTTGGCGACGTGAAACTTATGCTGCTCATCGGCGCGCTCGTCGGTCCACAGGGACTGCCGTTGCTGCTGCTCCTGGCAGGCGTCACGGCGCTGCTGGCGGCCATCATTTATATGATCCGCACGGGGCAGGGAGGGCAAGCGCCCATCCCTTTCGGTCCCTTTCTTTCCCTTGCCTGCATGGTCCACCTGCTTTGGGGACCGCAAATCCAACACTGGTGGCTGAACCTGCTGCGCTGATTTTGCCCGGCATGGTCCACTATCGGACCGGCCAGTTGCCGCTGCCTGCCCCCCTTTATCTCCAGCGATCCATAAACTCGCCCACGGTGCCGCCATCGTCCAGGTGTTCAATGAGTGCGGAACCGAACACGGCCGCATCCACCAACCCGGTAAGTTCCGCAAGCTGCTCGGGACGGCGAAGCCCGAAGCCAAGGGCCAGGGGAACATCAAAGGCCGCTTTGGCCAGTTCCAGCCGGGCGCGCACCTGGGCGGGCAGGCTCTCCCGCGCGCCCGTGGTGCCGAGTACGGATACGAAATACGCAAATCCGCGAGCATGCTTCGCATACAGCGCCATGCGTTCGGCATCGGTGTTCAGCCCCACCAGCGGAATCAAGGCCACGCCCTGCTCCTCCAAAACCGAACGCACCTCGTCAGCCTCCTCATAGGGCAAATCCGCCAGGATCACGCCGCCCACGTCAGCCCGCGCCGCATCCCGCGCAAACCGTTCCAGGCCGTACTGCAATACGGGATTGAGGTATCCCATGAGCACCAGTCCGGCCCGGAATTCACGTTTTTGCAATTCGGATAAAATCCATTCCAAATTCACGCCATTTTCCAATGCCTTGAGCGAGGCCCGCTCCACAACCGGCCCATCCGCCACGGGGTCGGAAAACGGCATGCCGATCTCAATCACGGCCGCGCCCTTGGTATCCAGCCCCACCAGGGTCTGCCAAAAGGTTTCCCGGTGCGGATACCCGGCGGGCAAAAACGGTACCAGGGCGGGACGGCCCTTGGCTGTGGCCTCTTCAATGCGTTGCGTCAGTTTTTCGCTTGGCGCGCTCATTACAAATACTCCTCCACGATTCCCATATCCTTATCGCCCCGGCCCGAAAGGCAGACCAGCACCGATTGTCCCTGCAACTCCCCGGCGTGCTCCATGACCCAGCCCACGGCGTGGGAACTTTCCAGCGCCGGAATAATCCCCTCGGTGCGCGAAAGGGTTTGAAACGCCTTCAACGCCTGGGCATCGTCGCATGTGCCGTACCGGACGCGCCCCGAGGCGTGGTACATGGCGTGCTCCGGTCCGACGCCAGGATAATCCAGCCCGGCGGAAACCGAGTGGGAAGGAAGAATCTGGCCTTCCCCGGTTTGCAACAGCTTGGTCTTCATGCCGTGCAACACCCCGTCCGTCCCCAGGTTCAGCGGCGCGGAATTGTAGCACCCGGGTTCCCCGGTGCCTGCGGCCTCCACGCCCACCAGTTGCACGGACTCGTCCGGCACAAAATGATGGAACATGCCGATGGCGTTGGATCCGCCGCCCACGCAGGCGGAAACCACGTCCGGCAGGACGCCGTTCTTCTCCAGAAACTGCTTTCGCGCCTCATGCGAAATCACGGCCTGGAAATCACGCACCAGCAGAGGAAACGGATGCGGCCCGGCCGCCGTGCCGAAACAATAGTGCGTGTCGGCCTGATCCGCGATCCAACGGCGCAAGGCCTCGTTGATGGCGTCCTTAAGCGTTCTGGTGCCGGATTGCACGGCCACCACCTCGGCCCCGAGCAATTCCATGCGGCGCACGTTCACGTTTTGCCGTTCCACGTCCACTGCGCCCATGTAGACCACGCAGTTCAACCCCAGCAACGCCGCGGCCGTGGCCGTGGCCACACCGTGCATGCCCGCCCCGGTCTCGGCCAGCAGGGTGGTCTTGCCCATGCGTTTGGTCAGCAGCGCCTGGCCAATGGTATTGTTCACCTTGTGCGCGCCCGTATGATTCAAATCCTCCCGCTTGAGCCAGAGATCCAGGCCCAGTTGCGCGGAAAGATTGCGGCAGTGGGTGATGGGCGAGGGGCGGCCCACATACTCCTGAAGATACCCCATCAGCTCATCCTGAAACGCCGGAGTCTGCACAATGCTCTCCAGGGCTTCCTCCAGTTCCAGCAAAGGCGGCATCAACAATTCCGGTACGAATTGGCCGCCAAATGATCCAAAATAGCCTTTTT
The DNA window shown above is from Paucidesulfovibrio gracilis DSM 16080 and carries:
- a CDS encoding prepilin peptidase, yielding MPLNPFDFAALVLGLIMGSFSTACVHRWLNRISLVDPARSFCPHCQTTLPWWQNIPLLSFVLLRGRCAHCKERISWRYPALELLSGLWGLALAMVYGPGWPFAALFVLGGMLLTASFIDLESFLLPDVITLPGAVLALLTATFLLGPGSGPDAWIASGTTALWGAGLGGGGFWLLRLGYRALRGGEGLGLGDVKLMLLIGALVGPQGLPLLLLLAGVTALLAAIIYMIRTGQGGQAPIPFGPFLSLACMVHLLWGPQIQHWWLNLLR
- the trpB gene encoding tryptophan synthase subunit beta, with the protein product MKKGYFGSFGGQFVPELLMPPLLELEEALESIVQTPAFQDELMGYLQEYVGRPSPITHCRNLSAQLGLDLWLKREDLNHTGAHKVNNTIGQALLTKRMGKTTLLAETGAGMHGVATATAAALLGLNCVVYMGAVDVERQNVNVRRMELLGAEVVAVQSGTRTLKDAINEALRRWIADQADTHYCFGTAAGPHPFPLLVRDFQAVISHEARKQFLEKNGVLPDVVSACVGGGSNAIGMFHHFVPDESVQLVGVEAAGTGEPGCYNSAPLNLGTDGVLHGMKTKLLQTGEGQILPSHSVSAGLDYPGVGPEHAMYHASGRVRYGTCDDAQALKAFQTLSRTEGIIPALESSHAVGWVMEHAGELQGQSVLVCLSGRGDKDMGIVEEYL
- the trpA gene encoding tryptophan synthase subunit alpha, which encodes MSAPSEKLTQRIEEATAKGRPALVPFLPAGYPHRETFWQTLVGLDTKGAAVIEIGMPFSDPVADGPVVERASLKALENGVNLEWILSELQKREFRAGLVLMGYLNPVLQYGLERFARDAARADVGGVILADLPYEEADEVRSVLEEQGVALIPLVGLNTDAERMALYAKHARGFAYFVSVLGTTGARESLPAQVRARLELAKAAFDVPLALGFGLRRPEQLAELTGLVDAAVFGSALIEHLDDGGTVGEFMDRWR